A genomic region of Jaculus jaculus isolate mJacJac1 chromosome 10, mJacJac1.mat.Y.cur, whole genome shotgun sequence contains the following coding sequences:
- the Podxl gene encoding podocalyxin encodes MRSRLARSARPPLLLLLLLLVLSPPSLSLEDAAKDPSGETSATTTKPTATGHQDPPTQPARVASPETHPASAAGTTLAQPQGGGSTASTGPVVTTAPAPPQTSVPPSKTDANVREGIPTGTVSASQDDKLPTTSPTPDKESATTGDQSSDGGVPTAPGGAPTTLSPSPQPTDPVGTTQAPPLPTLASTASPGQPPEATSEGQLSLATVASTSGPASSPALSTASQRAYPTPTLPGISEETELTSRQMPAGPTQPFSTAPQPTGLSAETGPTPTIGEPTNLSTISAPTTTPEHPSTPSPTSAFGKNKVKCDPAIRPDEKLLILNLTEARLCDGSPSDDKLVSLLCRSVKASFNPAKDQCTVQVAPLLESHAVAVKRIIIETMLPPQDVYELLKNKWDELKEVGVTDIRLGHEGPPDDMNEDRFSMPLIITIVCMASFLLLVAAVYGCCHQRLSQRKDQQRLTEELQTVENGYHDNPTLEVMETSSEMQEKKMVNLNGELGDSWIVPLDNLTKDELDEEEDTHL; translated from the exons CAGCCAAAGACCCAAGTGGCGAGACCTCAGCCACCACCACCAAGCCCACGGCGACGGGCCATCAAGACCCACCTACCCAGCCCGCCCGCGTGGCATCGCCGGAGACGCACCCAGCCAGTGCCGCGGGGACCACGCTGGCTCAACCCCAGGGGGGCGGCTCGACGGCATCCACGGGCCCGGTGGTGACCACGGCCCCCGCTCCGCCACAGACTTCCGTGCCGCCCTCCAAGACCGATGCCAACGTAAGGGAGGGCATCCCTACTGGCACCGTCAGCGCCTCCCAGGATGACAAGCTGCCAACCACCTCCCCAACTCCAGACAAAGAGTCAGCCACCACCGGCGACCAGAGCAGCGACGGTGGCGTTCCCACAGCCCCCGGGGGGGCCCCgaccaccctctctccctccccccagcctACAGACCCGGTGGGCACCACCCAGGCCCCGCCGCTTCCCACGCTCGCCAGCACCGCAAGCCCTGGCCAGCCCCCAGAGGCTACTTCCGAGGGGCAGCTCAGCTTGGCCACAGTCGCCAGCACTTCGGGGCCCGCGTCCAGCCCTGCTCTCTCCACTGCGTCCCAGAGGGCGTACCCCACGCCCA CACTGCCAGGCATCTCTGAAGAAACTGAGCTCACCTCGAGGCAGATGCCAGCCGGTCCCACGCAGCCTTTCTCCACTGCCCCGCAGCCCACGGGATTGTCAGCAGAAACTGGACCGACGCCTACTATTGGTGAACCCACAAACCTCAGCACTATCTCGGCTCCAACTACTACCCCAGAACACCCCAGTACACCCTCTCCCACTTCAGCTTTTGGGAAGAACAAG GTCAAGTGTGATCCCGCCATCAGGCCAGACGAGAAGCTACTCATCCTGAACCTCACAGAAGCCCGCCTCTGC GACGGGAGCCCTTCAGATGACAAACTGGTGTCATTGCTGTGCCGGTCAGTCAAAGCCTCCTTCAACCCAGCCAAGGATCAGTGCACTGTCCAGGTGGCACCTCTTCTAGAGAGCCACGCGGTGGCAGTGAAAAGAATCATTATTGAGA CAATGCTGCCTCCGCAGGACGTGTATGAGCTGCTGAAGAACAAATGGGATGAACTGAAAGAG GTGGGAGTCACCGACATACGGCTGGGGCACGAAGGACCACCCGATGACATGAACGAGGACCGCTTCAGCATGCCTCTCATCATCACCATTGTGTGCATGGCGTCCTTCTTGCTCCTTGTTGCAGCCGTTTACGGCTGCTGCCACCAGCGCCTTTCCCAGAGGAAGGACCAG CAACGACTCACAGAGGAGCTGCAGACAGTGGAGAACGGTTACCATGACAACCCGACACTGGAAGTGATGGAGACCTCTTCTGAGATGCAGGAGAAGAAGATGGTCAACCTTAATGGCGAGCTAGGGGACAGTTGGATCGTCCCTCTGGACAACCTGACCAAGGATGAGCTAGATGAAGAGGAAGACACACACCTCTAA